One part of the Neodiprion virginianus isolate iyNeoVirg1 chromosome 3, iyNeoVirg1.1, whole genome shotgun sequence genome encodes these proteins:
- the LOC124299712 gene encoding uncharacterized protein LOC124299712 has product MRSTRTWVFVAALVSLTVIAEARPGYGDLPSNCGSPISVVPSAPQIVTYGDPCFCKESLPYSIQVPQVPSNPVEKLRTYGYSITEQPRQSCTRLRVPVKIQTPIIQKPRDNLCGSTYGVTVQHQPRSNPKPLYTFDAAVKTAVTVEKPTCKPCLSVSFQHPVEQNPWLLGKLPIAVETPAQGPPVKMLTGLTATVDRVLVPACECGGCPDCNDVRFRSGLQ; this is encoded by the exons ATGAGATCGACACGGACTTGGGTCTTCGTGGCCGCGCTGGTCTCACTTACCGTAATCGCTGAGGCCCGTCCAGGGTACGGTGATCTGCCTTCAAACTGCGGTAGTCCCATATCTGTCGTTCCTTCTGCGCCACAAATCGTCACATACGGAGACCCCTGTTTCTGCAAGGAGTCGCTTCCGTACTCTATACAG GTCCCGCAAGTGCCATCGAACCCCGTGGAAAAATTGAGGACTTACGGATACTCAATAACAGAACAACCTAGACAGAGCTGCACTCGCCTTCGTGTTCCTGTTAAAATTCAAACACCGATTATCCAAAAGCCTCGCGATAATCTATGTGGCAGCACCTACGGTGTTACGGTTCAACATCAACCTCGAAGTAATCCAAAACCATTGTACACATTTGATGCTGCTGTCAAAACAGCAGTGACTGTCGAGAAACCAAC GTGCAAGCCGTGTCTGTCGGTATCGTTCCAACATCCCGTTGAACAGAATCCGTGGCTACTTGGTAAACTTCCAATTGCTGTTGAAACCCCAGCACAGGGACCTCCTGTAAAAATGCTCACAGGTTTAACCGCCACAGTGGATAGAGTGTTGGTTCCCGCTTGTGAATGCGGTGGCTGTCCCGACTGCAATGATGTACGTTTCAGAAGTGGCCTTCAGTGA
- the LOC124300393 gene encoding uncharacterized protein LOC124300393, whose translation MKTSQILFLGLALFLTVQHAAGSHRHNCGLGPGIDACGCSEGIVKAAKVARPFKFADPSVITEAASYKVSPTHSSGCGSLNQVKKVSGPSVIDLLQPSCGPIAPRLRPVGDLCTSCSGIAEVVPAYPGKPMCRTCAAALECKCKDPDNAPVYTSYSTPNAELNVFEDEGLSFDEQENIYNSQSVPVAPADPVSLALAFGLAKQASQNIQESRLAFGPTSTPIDGSIRRTILNIPEERLLTVDKPIVELKLASRPAMSDTYAEVIAQQAALEEQRLELEAQAQQGDLKPSFISYSDLGYGPVSSSGVNFVNTVSDPGVAASADPDETPCGALGPTVPGYRSGNVIVQSQPNKDTDDDYYSDASYEQDFDSDDSYSVEDSENYNGSSGFLARLRASAHAQNGCGCGK comes from the exons ATGAAGACTTCCCAGATACTGTTTCTGGGCCTGGCGCTTTTCCTCACCGTTCAACATGCCGCGGGTTCTCACCGCCACAACTGCGGTCTTGGACCCGGAATTGACGCCTGCGGATGTTCCGAGGGCATCGTAAAAGCCGCGAAGGTAGCCCGCCCGTTCAAATTCGCTGACCCTTCCGTGATCACCGAAGCCGCTAGCTATAAGGTTTCACCTACGCACAGCAGCGGCTGCGGAAGTCTGAATCAAGTGAAAAAAGTCAGTGGACCATCGGTCATAGATCTGCTTCAGCCTTCTTGCGGCCCAATTGCACCGAG ACTACGCCCGGTCGGTGATCTGTGCACCAGTTGCTCCGGGATCGCTGAAGTCGTTCCTGCTTACCCCGGAAAGCCCATGTGCCGCACTTGCGCTGCAGCTTTGGAATGTAAGTGCAAGGATCCTGACAATGCACCCGTCTACACCAGCTACAGCACTCCCAACGCCGAACTGAACGTCTTCGAGGACGAAG GACTCTCCTTCGACGAACAAGAAAACATTTACAATTCGCAAAGCGTGCCAGTGGCACCCGCTGACCCTGTTTCCTTGGCGTTGGCCTTTGGATTGGCCAAACAAGCGAGCCAGAATATACAGGAGTCAAGATTGGCTTTCGGACCAACGAGTACCCCGATCGACGGTAGCATTCGTAGGACTATCCTCAACATTCCCGAGGAAAGGCTCCTCACGGTCGACAAACCAATTGTGGAATTGAAACTCGCATCGAGACCTGCAATGAGTGATACCTACGCAGAAGTGATCGCCCAGCAAGCGGCCCTGGAGGAGCAGAGACTGGAATTGGAAGCCCAGGCCCAGCAGGGCGATTTGAAACCTTCGTTCATCAGCTACAG CGACCTTGGATACGGTCCAGTATCATCAAGTGGAGTGAACTTCGTGAACACCGTCAGCGATCCAGGAGTCGCTGCAAGTGCAGACCCCGATGAAACTCCTTGCGGTGCTCTGGGACCAACGGTTCCTGGATATCGCAGCGGAAACGTAATCGTCCAAAGTCAGCCCAACAAGGATACCGACGATGACTATTACAGCGATGCCAGCTACGAGCAGGACTTCGACAGTGATGACAGCTACAGCGTCGAAGATTCCGAAAACTATAACGGTAGCAGCGGATTCCTCGCAAGGCTCAGAGCTTCGGCTCATGCCCAAAACGGATGTGGCTGTGGAAAATGA
- the LOC124300392 gene encoding splicing factor ESS-2 homolog: MGSPMDTPGSQALEAARNIKELAVFKKPIGVAKRRKGCKSTILDEDTYIGKMAEIIQRDFFPDLEKLHAQNDYLDALEHNNIKRMRELYEKYSSGRPITERPVSPATFETPLRNGNTDESVMEMPKSTEIDVPTNDAETEVKMGLDAYLTSHTSEDNASFEEMMVEAEKKHRLKYSWLYEVEEKSKVLAIERNKNEMRCIEGNYEKPKELDGWSYTNKNYIMYVPDGVELTPEEKINLAKRKQEVIHDNTRLRMNPFNEQQNKETINELAKTQSKVKDGKIGIDGKEVVRNPTPRVNGFSFVATPSPRPGECDSPIMTWGQIEGTPFRLDGGDTPLLRTSHGPAFRMAEPPKREKIALQLAEKAGERHRDRKSKALEAARRSLASPSPRPLSAMDRLSTMSPAARRLATQKLRLSGTPTPRRSRQTRTPSIGVRTPHTPIFGTPGSKSQDSALEKTSTLQGPVLTDNLLNLPMQRQRAADFFNK; this comes from the exons ATGGGCTCGCCGATGGACACGCCTGGTTCACAGGCGCTCGAGGCAGCGAGAAACATAAAGGAGTTGGCAGTGTTTAAAAAGCCAATTGGGGTGGCGAAACGAAGAAAGGGCTGCAAGTCGACGATCCTCGATGAGGATACGTATATCGGTAAGATGGCCGAGATCATACAGAGGGACTTTTTCCCTGACCTTGAAAAGTTGCACGCTCAGAACGACTACCTCGACGCACTTGAGCACAACAACATAAAGAGGATGCGCGAGTTGTACGAGAAGTACAGTTCAGGACGACCCATCACGGAGCGGCCGGTGAGTCCTGCAACGTTTGAGACTCCTTTGCGGAACGGAAACACCGACGAGTCCGTCATGGAAATGCCAAAGTCTACGGAGATAGACGTACCTACTAACGACGCTGAGACGGAGGTGAAGATGGGTCTTGATGCTTACTTGACCTCTCATACAAGCGAGGACAACGCAAGTTTTGAGGAGATGATGGTAGAGGCGGAGAAGAAACACAGGCTTAAATACTCGTGGCTATATGAGGTTGAAGAAAAGTCGAAAGTCTTGGCCATTGAGAGGAACAAAAATGAGATGAGATGCATTGAGGGTAATTATGAAAAACCCAAGGAACTCGACGGCTGGAGTTACACcaacaaaaattatatcatgTATGTGCCTGACGGCGTTGAATTGACTCCTGAAGAAAAGATCAATCTGGCTAAGAGGAAACAGGAAGTCATTCACGACAATACCAGACTTAGAATGAATCCTTTTAACGAACAACAGAATAAGGAAACGATCAACGAACTCGCCAAAACTCAATCAAAGGTTAAAGACGGCAAGATTGGAATCGATGGAAAAGAAGTAGTTCGTAATCCAACCCCGAGGGTCAATGGATTTAGCTTTGTTGCAACGCCAAGTCCTAGACCTGGAGAATGCGATAGCCCAATTATGACTTGGGGTCAAATAGAAGGGACGCCATTCAGGCTGGATGGAGGTGATACTCCGCTACTTAGAACCAGCCATGGGCCAGCATTCAGAATGGCTGAGCCTccgaaaagagaaaaaattgcattACAACTAGCAGAGAAAGCTGGAGAGAGGCACAGAGACCGGAAAAGTAAAGCCTTGGAAGCTGCAAGAAGATCCTTGGCTAG tCCATCACCCAGACCTTTATCTGCGATGGATCGTTTGAGCACGATGTCACCAGCTGCGAGGAGATTAGCAACGCAAAAGTTGCGGCTTTCTGGAACCCCAACTCCTAGAAGATCTCGACAAACAAGAACTCCTTCTATAGGCGTAAGGACGCCACACACACCGATATTTGGCACACCTGGATCTAAGAGCCAAGATTCTGCATTGGAAAAGACATCGACACTGCAGGGTCCTGTCCTTACCGATAATCTGCTTAATTTACCAATGCAAAGACAGAGAGCtgctgattttttcaataagtGA